From the Candida dubliniensis CD36 chromosome 2, complete sequence genome, the window GAGTGCTAATTTCATAGTAGCTTTTTAGTTGTAACTTGTATTGTATTTGTTAAGGTAATGATTAAATGCTGCTTGATTTCAAATGCCatgaaattcaaattgtaGTCACATATATTGTCAAATATAGTAACCGGAATAAATCACTTAACATCGCACTAATGccaacaacaaaagtaCTAACAATGAATCCGATTGTGAGCAAGTCTCTACAAtagtattgaaaaatgagTGAGCAAACTGTATGACGACATGTTTTACAAGAATCGGCCTGACTTGTagttgaaaataaaatgaaaggGGGTGGTGGGAGGAGGGAGcaaaaatcaaagataGGAACTCAGCTTTTGCCACAATAGATAAATGATATTCTTATGCGTTACATTATTACGCATTAATGTTTAAGGTTTCTTCCATAACTTTAAAAGTGACTTCTTCCAATTTATTCTAAGATTAGGATAATCTAAAAGTTTATTCCAAATAATTAACAATGCCACTTTTCTTTAgctttgttgttgtatttgaGGGGGAGCGGGGGTGAACTGTAGCCTTCTACTATCatataaattgataagCTTGTGTATAAAGTTGATACTACTGAATCATTATCTTTTTCTATCCTTGTTGTTTTCCACTTCAGAGATGGTTGcgtttgaaaaaatctaaTTCAGAGTGTTTGTATACatacaacaacagtagACGAGAATTGTGTTCACtgtattgtttgtttttgttatttgGTTTTCTGAAACTGGCTTCTATATTGTTCTCATAAGAATATCTGACTATTTTTAGTACGTTTGTTCCAGTGAAAATTTCTATAGCCCAGTCCAAGGTTTTAGTTGTTCCTCGTTCGATTGTTGGTAGCCCCACTCCGTGATTGTTTGTGCAAGCTTGATACAGTAATGGagaattttttcattgttaCACGCATCTCGACGCGGTACAAAACGGgggaaaaaagaataacaactaaaaataaacactATGAAATTCGACAACAATACACAACTTCAGGGTAGAGGAGGGAGCAAggcaaagaaaaaaaaaaaaaaggtgaagaatttaaaagaaTCATGATGCTGTTAGCAATCTTGTTCTCTTCAAGTTTCTATCTCAAATCTACAGTAACAAGTACTTCTTTCAAGCAATGCCTGAACTTGATTTGGAGGAAAACAATCCTTTATTACCTCCATCACAAGTAAATGATGAGAATTATGAAGGTTCCATTTATGGGAATGACGCAAGATTTTGTCCCAACTCAAGGCAGGTTTTCAGGATTTGTtctaatttgaaattgttaattGACAAAATAATCccaatttgtttcaaagAAGAGGAAATCACTTCTTCTAATTCGGCCATTTTGAGTGACCCGGTAATTGACTTGGTGTATCAAGCCGCAGGTGGTAAAGGTGACGGTAAGGAAGGTACTTCGTCGTACAAATATCGTGGAAGTTTGgtgttttgtttattgaaaGTATGCGATTGGTATTGGCAGCAGTCTGAATACGAATTATCCGATAACGAATTGTACTCGTTACGTGCATTGACAGCACAAACTATTGCTGCAATTGTCATTGAACGTGAAAAAAGGGACAagtatttgtttttaacTATGTTGTGTCATAGATACACCATTTGTGTTAACGGGGTGGATGCCACCCCCGTTAGTGCCTTGGAAATGGCTGTTGATATGCATTCtactattgttattggatCTTCTGGGTATCAAAGATGCATCAAGTGGTTATGGAGAGGTTGGATCATCCAATCTTCAACTGATCCTCATTCCTATGTTTTATACAAGGGAGCAGCATCACAGTCATTTAGAACCCATTTTGATCCGGCCAGAATCAAGACTCCTTTgtatcaaaatattttagaAATCTTTTTGAGTATTATTTACTTGACTATTTTCACAATTGTCGTAAATACTCACGACACCCTCACTGGAGACATTGATTTTTTCGAAATAGTGTTGTATTTGTTCACAATCGGATACATTTTGGATGAGTTTATCAAGTTCTATCACGTTGGTTGGAATTATTTGGGATTTTGGAATGCCTTTAATGACACAATGTATAGTATATTAACCGTTGCCATGTGTTTCAGAGTCGCCAGTGTTAATGCCCATGGAGCTACCAGAATTAGATACGATGAAATATCATTCAGGGTTTTGGCATGTGCCTCTCCGTTAATGTGGTCGAGattattgttattcttGGACGCCTACAAATTTGTTGGAGCCATGATCGTTGTTTTGAAAACCATGATGAAAGAATCCATattgttcttctttttgttatttgttGTCATTGTCGGGTTCTTGCAGGGATTCATTGGTTTAGATTCATCTGATGGTAAAAACGAAGCCACGCAAAGaattttaatatcattagtGAAAGCTGTTATTGGAGGCTCATCGTTTGAAGATATGGGGAATTTGGTTCCTCCGTATGCTTCggttttatattatttttaccAATTCATGTTGACGgttatattgatgaatattttgattgCGTTATATTCAACTGCCTATGCTGccattgttgaaaatgCTACCGATGAATATTTTGCATTGGTTGCTCACAAAACATTGAGATACATCAGAGCACCAGATCAAAACTTGTATGTTCCACCTTTTAACTTGCTTGAGCTTTTGATTACTCCAATTGGCTGGTTCGTATCCACCAGTACATGGAAGAACATCAACTACTATGtgatgttgataatttattctCCATTATTGGCATATATTACATCTGACGAGTTGTCCAACGCCAGAAGAATACAATACAACCGATTCAAGGGATTGCCCGACGATGCTAATGAAATTGACACCGAGTGGGACTTGACTGATGGGTACGATGAAGATTCCACCGGGGATGGTGACAATTCTTGGGATAGAATTAGGGAAAGAAATCTGGAAATCACCGAGGAATTAAGAATTCAACGTGAAGGTGAAAGACAAGATCCGGAATTTATGATAAACACTCATCAGTTtagtgaaaaaattgataaagttgTCAAACCAGTTGAACAAGCAGGTAAAGCTGGTGTCAATTGGCAGATTTATGAAGTCATTGAAAAGATTGACAAATTGACTAATTTGTTggaagttgttgttgcagaaaatcaagaattgaaaaagaaatttgaaaGTAAAGCTTAGAGTTGAAGTTTTTTTCGAAAAAGGTAATCTTAGATggtaaaatcaaaataattcatGGTTATAAAGATTTTTGAAAGGGAAAAACAAACAGAGAAAACAATGTCGGTTTATTAATGTTTGTGGCATTTGATAGAtagattaattgattgttgtttttattgtttacaTTAAGAAATGAACTCACTCTAATCGACATTACATTACAATTAATGGTTGTAATTTTTAAACTTATTGTGGGTTGTTGCAGATATTCATTCCCCAAAATgttgttttagtttttctTAGCCGTCAAAGGAAAAGTCCTCTTCAACGAGAGTGTATATAAATAGCTTTTAAGTATTATATTACACgacatttttgttttattttcttgtaCTTTGCTGGGGGTAGTCGTGATGGAAAACTACTAGACTGgttatattgaaaaacaagTGTAGACTTGAATTCTGTTACTAATGTTTATGATTATTCTAGAAATGCAGCAAAAACAAGAATGGGCAATGCTAAATATGTAAAAATGCAATGCGTAATTAATTTCGCCAGTGGTCATGGAGCAAAACTATCAATGTACAAATGACATGGCcacatttttttaatgTGCATCACAAATCATCAATGTCCCGGATGTTAGTAGGACTGCCTGAAATCATAACATGTTTTGGAATTCCACCAATATTGTTGCAGTTTTACTAACAACTAAAATTTAATATCAGGGACACTCTACatgaaaatatatatgGTATTCTCTAATATTGCTATAAATACGGTAGCTTTTTAATTGGCTTGTAGTCGCATGAATACATTTAAACTAAATAATAAGCATCTGGTGTAAAAGAATacttaaaaataaaacgcctaataaaataatattactTGAAAAGACTAGGTAGAAAGAAGGATAATATGTGagaaaataaaccaaaaaactGACAAGAAAATTTTAAGGGAAAAATAGccaaattaatttttattagaaCCACCcaaagagagagagagagagagacagatagaaaaaaattttaaccTTTGAACACCTACTTCATTAAAACTCTTACCACCAGAAGTTAAACATAAACAACACCAATCCAATCAGTACTAGTTTTGTTAAAGTGCCACCAATACAAAGGAAAATAATTAGTTTGTATAATTGCCAATATTCAGTTAATATTACATTGCTTTAAAGGATAGGTTTCCATCCccaattttgtttttattttattgttctATTTTCTTTCGGATTTAATCCTTTCGTGAACTTCTTTGTATCAGAGAAAGGCATGTCAGACATAATGGATAGGGTAGATAATTCGACAAGAAAGTTTAAATTGGGTGATAATATTCACTTTGAGATATCTTCATCGGCAAATATACAGGGGAGTAGCAATCAAATACACCGaaaacaacagcaactGACAAATTCCAACCAACAAGAACATTCTCAACAAGCTCGACATCAACTGGGCCAGTCAACCACTAATACCACTTCgaggaaaaaaagaaaaaagcaTAAGAAGAAGAGCAAGATTTCTACAGTGCAAGCCCATTTGAATAACCCTGAAGACGACTACCCCACATCAAGGGTTATTAAACAGGCGCCAAATGGAGATGTGATAGTTGAAAGTTTGGATGACAAAGACGAAAGccatcaccatcaccaccatgAATACAATGAGCATGACGATAGTTGTGAATACCATCCTAATAGTAAACCTA encodes:
- a CDS encoding calcium channel, putative (Similar to S. cerevisiae YVC1), which encodes MPELDLEENNPLLPPSQVNDENYEGSIYGNDARFCPNSRQVFRICSNLKLLIDKIIPICFKEEEITSSNSAILSDPVIDLVYQAAGGKGDGKEGTSSYKYRGSLVFCLLKVCDWYWQQSEYELSDNELYSLRALTAQTIAAIVIEREKRDKYLFLTMLCHRYTICVNGVDATPVSALEMAVDMHSTIVIGSSGYQRCIKWLWRGWIIQSSTDPHSYVLYKGAASQSFRTHFDPARIKTPLYQNILEIFLSIIYLTIFTIVVNTHDTLTGDIDFFEIVLYLFTIGYILDEFIKFYHVGWNYLGFWNAFNDTMYSILTVAMCFRVASVNAHGATRIRYDEISFRVLACASPLMWSRLLLFLDAYKFVGAMIVVLKTMMKESILFFFLLFVVIVGFLQGFIGLDSSDGKNEATQRILISLVKAVIGGSSFEDMGNLVPPYASVLYYFYQFMLTVILMNILIALYSTAYAAIVENATDEYFALVAHKTLRYIRAPDQNLYVPPFNLLELLITPIGWFVSTSTWKNINYYVMLIIYSPLLAYITSDELSNARRIQYNRFKGLPDDANEIDTEWDLTDGYDEDSTGDGDNSWDRIRERNSEITEELRIQREGERQDPEFMINTHQFSEKIDKVVKPVEQAGKAGVNWQIYEVIEKIDKLTNLLEVVVAENQELKKKFESKA